One window of Plasmodium gaboni strain SY75 chromosome Unknown, whole genome shotgun sequence genomic DNA carries:
- a CDS encoding hypothetical protein (conserved Plasmodium protein, unknown function) codes for MKKGEKKKKKSLNKGKEKEHDKKVIEKNNKIKDKEKYKNKDREKYKNKDEKNQDKGRGNNNKTNNNNNNNNNNNNNNNNDIFNPQLSARELKKIQYYENMFKRMEQQIEENNNDSHVNNNNNNNEKKKKLSQLKRNSKKEQGDYEEKKICENEYNKKGMQEIDHSNVNDRNINDSHMDDSHMKDSHMNDSHISDSHMNDNHISDSHMNDNHISDSHINDSNYKRIKKDEDSYNKSISSNHYEKSIEKIENNIMCSDKNINEKMSEEDNKHYNEEEK; via the coding sequence atgaagaagggagagaaaaaaaaaaaaaaatctttAAATAAAGGAAAGGAAAAAGAACACGATAAAAAGgttatagaaaaaaataataaaattaaggataaagaaaagtataaaaataaagatagagagaaatataaaaataaagatgaGAAAAATCAAGATAAAGGAAGAGGCAACAACAACAAAACtaataacaacaataataacaataacaataataataataataataataatgatatatttaatcCTCAATTAAGTGCTAGGGAACTAAAGAAAATACAATACTATGAAAATATGTTTAAACGTATGGAACAACAAattgaagaaaataataatgattcacatgtaaataataataataataataatgagaagaaaaaaaaattaagtcaattaaaaagaaatagTAAGAAGGAACAAGGAGATTAtgaagaaaagaaaatttgTGAGAATGAATATAACAAGAAAGGAATGCAAGAAATTGATCATAGCAATGTGAATgatagaaatataaatgatagTCATATGGATGATAGCCATATGAAGGATAGCCATATGAATGATAGCCATATAAGTGATAGCCATATGAATGATAACCATATAAGTGATAGCCATATGAATGATAACCATATAAGTGATAGCCATATAAATGATAGTAATTATAAACGTATTAAAAAGGATGAAGActcatataataaaagtattTCATCTAATCATTATGAAAAATCCatagaaaaaatagaaaataatattatgtgtagtgacaaaaatataaatgagAAAATGAGTGAAGAAGATAATAAACATtataatgaagaag